The Reichenbachiella carrageenanivorans region TGGGTGGTATTGGGGATACGCTGGAGTTCGGCATTTTCTGGCTCCACACCTAGCGCTTCAAACTTCTTGTTGAGATTTCCAAAATCTTCTAGCACACAAGTGACGGTGATGTATTTGTCTTCGACTATGAGCTCATCTGCTCCACCGTCGATCACCTCCAGCTCAAAGTCTTCTATATCCATTCCTTCAGAAATAGGAAGCGTAAAAACTCCTTTTCTGTCAAAGATAAATTCCAGCGAACCATTCGTACCTAAACTACCCTCATTCTTGGTGAAAGCAGCACGTACTTCTTGTACCGTTCGGTTTTGGTTATCGGTAAGACACTCTACGAAAACAGCAATACCGAAAGGGCCATAGCCTTCGAAGGTCTGTTCTATATATGAGCTGGCATCACCACCTATTCCTTTTTTAATGGCTCGTTCGATGTTGTCTTTGGGCATGTTTACACCCTTGGCATTTTGAATGGCCATGCGCAGACGTGGATTAGCTTCTGGATCGCCGCTGTTCCCCTCTTTTACGGCTACCGTAATTTCTTTACTAAAGCGCGTGAAAATCTTAGCTCTTTTAGCATCCGCTGCTCCTTTTTTTCTTTTGATTGTCGACCACTTACTATGTCCAGACATACCTTTCTATACTTTCAATATTCAAGTGCAAAATTACAAATTAGCAAAAAAGGATCAAGTCTTCTTGTACCTAAGGTTGAGAATGATGCCGACCACCACCAAGGCCATTCCCATATAACTTAGCCATTCGTAGGTCTCTCCAAAAATGATAAAACCAAATGCCAGCGAATAGATAATGCCCATATAATTGATGATCGAGACTTTGGAGAGCTCTTCGGTCTGATAGGATCGTGTCATATAGTACTGTGCAATCTGAGTAAATAAACCGACTAGCAGCAGATACATCCAATCCCAGCCCTGCGGCGACACCCAACCAAACCACGAAATTATTCCTGCCAAAGGCAAGGAAACTAAGGGAAAGTAAAAAATAATAACAAGTGGATGCTCTGAGGTTTTTAGAATACGGATACAATTGTATGCCAGCCCTGTAAAAACAGCTCCTCCAATACCAATGATTAAGTGAATCATAGATACGCGTGCATCAAACCCTTGGATAATGATGATACCCAAAAAGGATATCATGAAAAACAAATACTGCTTGGCAGTCACTTTTTCTTTGACAATAAACACACCCAAAATGGCGGTAAAAATAGGGGCCATATATTGCATACTTGCAGCAGCAGCCAATGGGATCTCCTGAAGAATATAAAAGTAAGAAGCCAAAGCAATAGACCCCACCACTCCACGCAGTACTAAGATTTTTTTATTGTTGCCCCAAGGGCTGACTTTGTCTTTCAAAAGAAAAAACAAACAAATAACGATAGAGATAACCGAGCGAAAAAAAATAATTTCGATAGCAGGAATGTGCGAAATCATTTTCACACAGACTTTCATCAATGCAAAAGTAAAGGTAGAGATGATCATAAACTGCACCCCTTTAGATAGATTCATATTAGATGGGATTTAGCTTACGATCTTGCCGTCTTGAATCACAATCTTGCGGTCGGTCATTTCTGCTAAAGCCTGATTGTGTGTGACAATAATAAAGGTTTGATTCAGCTCTTTTTGCAATTGGAAAAACAGATGGTGCAACTCTTCTGCATTGACAGAGTCCAAATTGCCACTAGGCTCATCTGCAAAAATCAGAGCTGGCTTATTGATCAATGCACGGGCTACGGCTCCCCGTTGTAGCTCCCCCCCAGACAGTTCCGAAGGCTTGTGATCCTTGCGGTGGTCGATATGAAGCAGTTTCATCAAATGGCTGGCATAATTGGTCAATGCTTTGCCATTCTTGCCGTTGATATAAGCGGGAATACAAATATTTTCGAGCAGGGTAAACTCTGGCAACAGATTATGAAACTGAAATACAAAACCTATTTGCTGGTTACGAAACGCAGCCAAAGACTTTGAATTAAGCTTGAATACATCCTGTCTGTTGATCTCTACGGTGCCCCCATCTGGCTTATCCAGCGTACCTAAAATTTGTAATAGTGTGCTTTTTCCAGCACCAGAAGCGCCTACTACGGACACCACCTCGCCTGTCTCAACTCTAAGATCGATTCCTTTGAGGACTTGTAATTCTCCGTAAGATTTTATGATGTTGGTCGCTTGCAGCATGTATGATCCGTTGTGCAGCAAATATAAGAGTCAGGAGTCGAGAACCAAGAAACGAGATTCAAGATTTCTTCATTTCCTACGAGAGTAAGAAAAAAGGGCATAAAAAAAGGCTGCCACTAGAGCAACCCTTTTAATCCACCTGTATTATCCCATTATTTTTAAGCCATTAAGCTGACTGTTTTTCTTCTCCAAGTACTTTGATCTCTGGTATCTCTAAAAAATTGAATTCCATGTCGAAGAAACTACTCAAGTCTTCACCTGCTTCTTTCATGTCTTCGTCTCCATCTTCGAAGTACCAATTGATTATTACCTTCTTTCCCATTTCATCTATTTTAGACAGTTTCTTCATGAATACATATAAGCATTTTGAAGTACTGGTGTTGAAATATTCAAACGCCAAGTTTGCTGTCATAGAAGTAGTGCCACTTTCGGCATACTTATCTAAGCTTTCTAGGACATAATTATAAAATGCCAGCGGATTTTCAGGACTCGACTTCCCCCTCATGTCAAAAATCCCTTTGCTAGGATTGAAGTAAATTGAGGGTGTCACGCGTGACGATCTTATAAAATAACCTTTCATAGCTTTTCGTTTAGATTGAAAACTGGTCAAATAAACGGCAGCTAACTGCTGTTGCGATTAACTACAATTCAAAAGTAGAATAGAAAATTCCTGAAAAAAATAGAGGTTTTGCTTAATTAGATTTTTAGGAGATTTGAACACTGAAAACTCAATAATTTAGCCATTTAAGAAGTTTACTATTGGATTTTACCATGATTCAATAGTAAAATTGATTCCCGCATCCTCAGATGCCCTAAACGTAAACCCGAGTGTTTGCCTAGCAGGCAATTAAGTAAAGCTCCTACATTTAAGAGAATCCCCTAGTGCTTTGCGGAAAATGACGGTATTAATCCAGTTCTATGATTTTTTCACGAATGGCATATTTCACTAATTGAGCCGTACTCTTGAGCGCGAGCTTCTGCATGATGTGATTTCTATGAGCATCTACCGTACGAATACTTATAAATAGCTTGTCTGCTATCTCGCGATTGGACAGCCCTGAGGCGATTTGCCTAAGCACCTCAACTTCTCGCTTACTTAAGTCTTTGTTTTCATTGGCTACTCGCTCTCCTTTACTCTGGTTGTAGAAGCCTTTGAATATAACCTGAGAGATTTTTTGTCCGAAGTACTGCTCACCCTGCATTACTTTTCTGATAGCTTCAGCCAAAATGTCTTTTTTAGTGTCCTTGGCCAAGTATCCTGCCACACCAGCTTTGATAGCTTCAGAGATATGATCTTGAGTCACCTCCATAGATAGGATGATGATTTTGACCCCTTCATGATCAGTACCTATTTTTTTTGCCGTTTCTATACCATTCATCCCTGGCATATTGATATCGAGCAATACAACATCAGGTTCCATTTCGGCAATTTTCTTCAAGGCTTCTTCACCGCTTTCGGCTTCTCCTATGATATTGAAATCTTCATAAATAGATAGCATCGTAATGACCCCCTCTCTAACTAAAGAATGATCATCGACTACGAGTATAGATATGTTTGACATGGCGGTTTATTTGTTTATTGGAAACCAAGATTTAACAACTGTTCCTTGGTTTGGCACTGAAGTTATCTCAAAATGTCCGTTTTGCAAAGATGTTCTTTCTTTCATATTTTTAATACCATTCCATTTAATTTCTGTCTCAAAGCCTACTCCATCATCCTTCACTTCTAGGACAATGTTTTGGTCTACGGGCTCAATACGCACAGAAACATGCTCCGCTTTGGCATATTTAATTACGTTGCTAATCGCTTCTTGTGCGATCCTATAAATGGTATTGGAGAGCTCCATGTCGTAATCTTCTGGAATATCAATGACATAATCAACCTCAAACTCTCCCATATTTTCTATTTCCTCCATCAGATAATGCATGGTCTTACTTAAACCAAATTCCTCCAAGTGGCGGTTAGATAAATTTCTTGATACGCGTCGTACTTCTTCTATGGTAGTAGCTAGCAAATCCTCTACTTCGTCTTTTTTTCTAGTGAGCTCTTCTTCTGAATTAGCTTCCAGAGAAGCAAGTTTAAATTTGGCTGCTACCAGCATTTGACCAATGCCATCATGAATATCTCTAGCCATGCGACTGCGCTCAAATTGCTGTGCATTAAAAATAGACTTGCTAATCTCCCGCTGCTCGGTAATGTCCTGAACTACTCCCAACACAGAGGCTATCCTCCCTTGATGGCGAGACGTGACATTGCCCGTATTTCTTACTATTTTGGTGACGCCTCCTTGCAAGACAATGCGGTGTTCTATATCGAAAAAGTTTTTTCCACCAGCCAACATTTCCTTGAAATATGGCTTATCATGGTCATGCATAGTCTTTCTAATCAATTGAAAAACAGACTCTTCACTGTTTTCTGGCAGTTCAAAAATTCGCCTAAACTCGGCAGATATTACGAATGAATTTCCTTTGGCAATCCACTCATAACTACCCACATGAGCGACGGATTCCGCATTTTCGAGAATGGATTGATTCTTTTTAAGCTGCTCTTCGTAAACTTTTTTTTCGGTAATATCTAGTAGTGTGCCTGATGCTCTGAGCGGTTCACCTTTGTGCGACCGTCTAATTATTTTACCTCTAGCCAGCACCCACTTTACCGCACCTGTTTTGTTGCGGACATAGAACTCTTGATCAAAAAATGGCATGTTGCCTGCTATATGCTCTTTCATAGCAGCTACCACATATTCTTGCTCATCAGTGTCATATTTTTGAAAATACTTAAAGTCTTGTATGGCATCTTCTTGATCAAAACCCAGAATCTCTAAGCTCTTATTATTATACACTATGGCATTGGACATAAAATCTAGATCCCATATCCCCAAATCAGTGCCTTCTAGCGCCAGTTCTAGTCTTTCTTTGCTCAAGATCAATTCGTGCTCAGCAGATTTCTTTTCTCTTGTCACTTTTTGTTCATTGAGCGCACGCTCGATGACTATGGGCAGACGAGACAAGCTATCTTTAGACACTA contains the following coding sequences:
- a CDS encoding ABC transporter ATP-binding protein; this translates as MLQATNIIKSYGELQVLKGIDLRVETGEVVSVVGASGAGKSTLLQILGTLDKPDGGTVEINRQDVFKLNSKSLAAFRNQQIGFVFQFHNLLPEFTLLENICIPAYINGKNGKALTNYASHLMKLLHIDHRKDHKPSELSGGELQRGAVARALINKPALIFADEPSGNLDSVNAEELHHLFFQLQKELNQTFIIVTHNQALAEMTDRKIVIQDGKIVS
- a CDS encoding hybrid sensor histidine kinase/response regulator, yielding MNYKLRDTKLNILILEDVEEDADLALYELKRAGFQYEFYRVDNLKDFKFKLFDFLPHVVLSDYNLPACSAIDAFNLVKEINLPFIIVSGIIGEENAVEALKLGVTDLVSKDSLSRLPIVIERALNEQKVTREKKSAEHELILSKERLELALEGTDLGIWDLDFMSNAIVYNNKSLEILGFDQEDAIQDFKYFQKYDTDEQEYVVAAMKEHIAGNMPFFDQEFYVRNKTGAVKWVLARGKIIRRSHKGEPLRASGTLLDITEKKVYEEQLKKNQSILENAESVAHVGSYEWIAKGNSFVISAEFRRIFELPENSEESVFQLIRKTMHDHDKPYFKEMLAGGKNFFDIEHRIVLQGGVTKIVRNTGNVTSRHQGRIASVLGVVQDITEQREISKSIFNAQQFERSRMARDIHDGIGQMLVAAKFKLASLEANSEEELTRKKDEVEDLLATTIEEVRRVSRNLSNRHLEEFGLSKTMHYLMEEIENMGEFEVDYVIDIPEDYDMELSNTIYRIAQEAISNVIKYAKAEHVSVRIEPVDQNIVLEVKDDGVGFETEIKWNGIKNMKERTSLQNGHFEITSVPNQGTVVKSWFPINK
- a CDS encoding DMT family transporter, encoding MNLSKGVQFMIISTFTFALMKVCVKMISHIPAIEIIFFRSVISIVICLFFLLKDKVSPWGNNKKILVLRGVVGSIALASYFYILQEIPLAAAASMQYMAPIFTAILGVFIVKEKVTAKQYLFFMISFLGIIIIQGFDARVSMIHLIIGIGGAVFTGLAYNCIRILKTSEHPLVIIFYFPLVSLPLAGIISWFGWVSPQGWDWMYLLLVGLFTQIAQYYMTRSYQTEELSKVSIINYMGIIYSLAFGFIIFGETYEWLSYMGMALVVVGIILNLRYKKT
- a CDS encoding YebC/PmpR family DNA-binding transcriptional regulator, coding for MSGHSKWSTIKRKKGAADAKRAKIFTRFSKEITVAVKEGNSGDPEANPRLRMAIQNAKGVNMPKDNIERAIKKGIGGDASSYIEQTFEGYGPFGIAVFVECLTDNQNRTVQEVRAAFTKNEGSLGTNGSLEFIFDRKGVFTLPISEGMDIEDFELEVIDGGADELIVEDKYITVTCVLEDFGNLNKKFEALGVEPENAELQRIPNTTQSLNDEAFQKVMKLIDTLEDNDDVQQVWHNLEVGDGQEELLS
- a CDS encoding DUF1987 domain-containing protein; this translates as MTPSIYFNPSKGIFDMRGKSSPENPLAFYNYVLESLDKYAESGTTSMTANLAFEYFNTSTSKCLYVFMKKLSKIDEMGKKVIINWYFEDGDEDMKEAGEDLSSFFDMEFNFLEIPEIKVLGEEKQSA
- a CDS encoding response regulator — encoded protein: MSNISILVVDDHSLVREGVITMLSIYEDFNIIGEAESGEEALKKIAEMEPDVVLLDINMPGMNGIETAKKIGTDHEGVKIIILSMEVTQDHISEAIKAGVAGYLAKDTKKDILAEAIRKVMQGEQYFGQKISQVIFKGFYNQSKGERVANENKDLSKREVEVLRQIASGLSNREIADKLFISIRTVDAHRNHIMQKLALKSTAQLVKYAIREKIIELD